ACGCTCCCCGTCACGCAGATCCAGGCCTGACGCCCGGATGGGTCGCTTGCCGGGCCCCCGCGCGGCTGCCAGCATGGCGGGGACCCCCGAGGGAGCCCCATGTCCGACACCACCACCCCGTCCGCGTCCGACCCCGTCGCGCCGCCCGTGCCGCCGCCGTCGCCCGCGGATGCACCGCCCGTGAACCCGTACGTGTCGGCGCCCGCCGCGCCGCAGGCCGCGCCCAACCCGTTCGTCTCGCCCGGTGCGCCCGCCGAGGCCTATGCCCCGGGCGCCTACCAGCCCGTGCCGACGAGCCCGCCGCCCACGGCGCTCGCGCCCTACTCGACGAGCGGCGTCGCCTACGCTTACGCGCCCCGCACGAACCCCGTCGCCATCACCTCGCTCGTGCTGTCGCTCGCGGGCATCCTCACCTGGATCACGGCGATCGGCGGCGTCATCGCGGGCCACATCGCGCTCAGCCAGATCAAGCGCACGGGCGAGGGGGGACGCGGGATGGCGATCGCGGGGCTCGTCGTCGGCTACGTGCTCTCGGGCTTCCTCCTGCTCTACGTGCTGCTCATGGTCTTCGTGTTCATCGGACTGTCGAGCGTGCGCTCCTACTGAATCCCGGGCGCCGGCGCAACGCGTTGACAGCCCTGTGGCCCGCTGCGAGCATGGGGCAGTCCCTCAGTCGAAGGAGTCCGGACATGACCGATCCCACCGCCCCCGGCACCCCCGAGGAGCCCACTCCGGGCGCCGACGCCGCGCCCTCCGCCCCCGGCACGCCCGCGACCCCGGCTGCTGAGCCCGTCGCGCCCGCCGAGCCCGTCGCTCCCGCGGCCCCCGCCGCCGAGCCGACCGCGCCCGCCGCCCCCGCGGCCGAGCCGACCTCGAACCCCTACGCGGCCCCCGCGGCGAGCCCCTACGCGGCCCCCGGTGCCGCGCCCGGCGGTGCCCCCGTCAAGCAGACGCTGAGCCTCGTGTCGTTCATCCTCGGCATCCTCGGCGTGCTGCTCGCCTTCGCGTGGGGCTTCGGCTTCATCCCGGGCCTCGCCGCCGTGATCCTCGGCTTCCAGGGCAAGAAGAAGGAGCCGGATGCCCCGAAGTGGATGGCCACGACGGGCATCATCACCGGTTTCGTCGCGATCGCGATCGGCCTCATCTTCGCGATCCTGACGATCA
The Protaetiibacter sp. SSC-01 genome window above contains:
- a CDS encoding DUF4190 domain-containing protein; the encoded protein is MSDTTTPSASDPVAPPVPPPSPADAPPVNPYVSAPAAPQAAPNPFVSPGAPAEAYAPGAYQPVPTSPPPTALAPYSTSGVAYAYAPRTNPVAITSLVLSLAGILTWITAIGGVIAGHIALSQIKRTGEGGRGMAIAGLVVGYVLSGFLLLYVLLMVFVFIGLSSVRSY
- a CDS encoding DUF4190 domain-containing protein → MTDPTAPGTPEEPTPGADAAPSAPGTPATPAAEPVAPAEPVAPAAPAAEPTAPAAPAAEPTSNPYAAPAASPYAAPGAAPGGAPVKQTLSLVSFILGILGVLLAFAWGFGFIPGLAAVILGFQGKKKEPDAPKWMATTGIITGFVAIAIGLIFAILTIIGIVLYFAALSQIGDYYSY